Genomic DNA from Terriglobia bacterium:
AAAACGGCTCAAGAACAAGGCGCCGGCCGTTGCGGAAAGCGCGCCGCCGATCGATCCCGCGATTACAAATGCGATCGAGACCAGTCCGGTCGTCTTCGTTCCGAATCGCTGCATGATGTAGCCCGCTGGAATCGCGAGAATGAAGCCGGTGACGGAGAAAATGGACATCAGCCAGCCCGCGCTCGAGATGTCGATGTGCAGCGTATCGATGAGCACCGGCATGACCGGCGGGACTTTGAACTGGTTCAGCGGCGCCGCGACGCCGGCCAGGAATACAACGGTCAGGATGACCCAGGCGTATCCGGGCGTTTTGATGGAGCTGGAAGCTTCGGGTTTGGTTGTGGTAGACACGAGAGTCCGGTGATTTTACTATGCGAACGACCGTATCAGAGAGGAGAGGTATGAAAACAAAAATAATTGCCAGCGTGCTGATCGCGTTGGTGCTCGGAGTCACGGCCTACGCAGCGGACGTCGACGGCGCCTGGACGGGATCGGTTCAAAGTCCGCAGGGTGAGTTTCCAATCAGTTTTACTTTCAAGGCAGATGGGGCCATGCTGACGGGCTCGACGTCGGGCTTCGACGGAATGCCCGTCCCGATCAAAGACGGAAAGATCGACGGCAACAACATCACATTCACGGTGACATTTGATTTTGGCGGAATGCCTTTTATGATCTCGTACAAAGGTGCCGTCTCTCCGGATCAGCTCAAGATGTCCGGAGATGCCGCGGGCATGCCGTTCGAATTCACGCTGAAAAAAGCCAAATAGGGAGCGTGAGTCCGGCATGAAGTCTGCACCAGCATCAGTCCTATCCGTAAATGTGGGTCTGCCGAAAGAGATTCCGGTAAGAGCGGGATCCGTTCTAACCGGAATCTTTAAAGAGCCGGTTGACGGAACCGTTCGCGTTCGTTCAGTGAATCTCGATGGAGACGGGCAGGCAGATCTGAAGGTTCACGGCGGCCCGGACAAGGCGGTCTACTTTTATCCCTCCGAACATTACGAATTCTGGCGGCGGGAGTTGGGGCGCGAGATCGCGGAATGGGGAGCATTCGGGGAAAACGTCAGCACCAAGGGAATTCTCGAAGATGGCATCAGCATCGGCGACCGGCTTGAAATCGGAACCGCAGTCTTTCAGGTCACGCAGCCGCGGCTTCCCTGTTTCAAACTCGCGGCAAAGTTTGAACGCGACGATATCATCGACACATTCCTGAACAGCCGCCGCACCGGCTTCTACACCCGCGTGCTGCGGGAAGGCTCGATCCAGCGCGGCGACATGATCACGGTGACGGAGCGCGATCCGGGGCAAGTGACGATTAAAGAAATCGTCGATCTGTACCTCAACACGGAGCGCGACCGCGCCAGCATCGAACGCGTTCTTTCGGTAGAGGCGCTTTCCCTGTCGTGGCGGAGACATTTTGCGGGACTTCTGTAGACATTCTCATAGCGCCTACAGGTTAAGCAGCTTTATTGCCTGGGCGTGGATGCCCGGGTCGCCGGCAGCCAGGATCCGGCCGCCGGCGGCGCAGGATTGGCCTTCCCAGTTTGTGATGATTCCGCCGGCGCCTTCGACAATAGGAATCAAGGCCGCGACATCCCAACGGTGGAAACTTGCCTCGATGATCAGATCGATAAATCCCAGAGCCAAGACGCTGAAAAGGTAACAATCGCCGCCGAAGCGGGTCATGCGCACTTTGCGCTGCACCCGGACGAATGCCTTACGCTCGTTCTCTGAGAAATACGCATCCGGATGGGTTGCGCAGAGCACGGCGGCCGCAATGTCTCCGCATTGGCGGACCTGAAGCTGCAGGCTCGTGCCGCCCGCAATCAATTCCGCCCGGCCGTTCACCCCGATGAAACGTTCGCGCAAAACCGGTTGATCCATGATGCCGAGGACTGCGCGGCCATTGTCTTCCAAAGCAATCAATGAACCCCATTCGTGCCGGCCCGTGATGAAGGCGCGGGTTCCGTCCACCGGATCCAGAACCCAGGTGCGGCCACTGGCGGACTTTTTCTCGCCAAACTCTTCACCGAGGATTCCATCGTCGGGACGTTCGCGTTCGATGATGGCGCGGATCGCCTGTTCTGCGCCTTTGTCGGCGGCAGTCACGGGATCGAACACGCTGCCTTTCTCGAGACCCTTGTCGGTGACTTCGATTCTCTGGCGGAAGAAGGGACGGATGACCTCACCGGCTTTATCGGCCAGAGTGTGAGCAAAAGCGATCGTGGCGGTATCGACAGACATACGCAATGTTTCGAGTTTATCCGATCACGATGCCCGTTCGGAAAGGAACACCGGGTGCACCTCTGATCACGACAAATTGGCGGTTCAGCCAAAGGAGATATCCAAGCATGAAATTGCGACATCCCAAACTGTGTGCAGTGATGTCCTGGACTATCACGGTAGCTCTAAGTTTTTCACCGGTGATGGCGCAAAGTACGCCGGATCC
This window encodes:
- a CDS encoding MFS transporter, whose product is MSTTTKPEASSSIKTPGYAWVILTVVFLAGVAAPLNQFKVPPVMPVLIDTLHIDISSAGWLMSIFSVTGFILAIPAGYIMQRFGTKTTGLVSIAFVIAGSIGGALSATAGALFLSRF
- a CDS encoding MOSC domain-containing protein, whose product is MKSAPASVLSVNVGLPKEIPVRAGSVLTGIFKEPVDGTVRVRSVNLDGDGQADLKVHGGPDKAVYFYPSEHYEFWRRELGREIAEWGAFGENVSTKGILEDGISIGDRLEIGTAVFQVTQPRLPCFKLAAKFERDDIIDTFLNSRRTGFYTRVLREGSIQRGDMITVTERDPGQVTIKEIVDLYLNTERDRASIERVLSVEALSLSWRRHFAGLL
- the hisN gene encoding histidinol-phosphatase, coding for MSVDTATIAFAHTLADKAGEVIRPFFRQRIEVTDKGLEKGSVFDPVTAADKGAEQAIRAIIERERPDDGILGEEFGEKKSASGRTWVLDPVDGTRAFITGRHEWGSLIALEDNGRAVLGIMDQPVLRERFIGVNGRAELIAGGTSLQLQVRQCGDIAAAVLCATHPDAYFSENERKAFVRVQRKVRMTRFGGDCYLFSVLALGFIDLIIEASFHRWDVAALIPIVEGAGGIITNWEGQSCAAGGRILAAGDPGIHAQAIKLLNL